Proteins from a genomic interval of Kribbella aluminosa:
- a CDS encoding SGNH/GDSL hydrolase N-terminal domain-containing protein, producing MWYDVAGWGVEGKGWSDTNGFYDRLPARAEAMVRPPVWSLSRQSAGMAARFETDSTRFDVRYRLSSSRIAMPHMPATGVS from the coding sequence GTGTGGTACGACGTCGCCGGCTGGGGCGTCGAGGGAAAGGGCTGGTCCGACACCAACGGGTTCTACGACCGCCTGCCCGCCCGGGCTGAAGCGATGGTCCGTCCCCCTGTCTGGAGCCTGAGTCGGCAGTCCGCTGGCATGGCAGCCCGGTTCGAGACCGACTCGACGAGATTCGACGTCCGCTACCGGCTGAGCTCATCGCGGATAGCCATGCCCCACATGCCGGCTACCGGTGTCAGTTGA
- a CDS encoding family 20 glycosylhydrolase, which yields MSASIGGTTSSAAPATTAASPPETAVQIVPKPVSMTAGQGAFTLTAGTRIRATSPEERAVASSLAADLAPATGFQFEISSGSAQPGDIQLVLADPGTLGADTTHEGYQLDVTEGRITLVAPTQQGLFHGVQSIRQLLPAWIDSSVVRPGPWRIPAVSITDYPRYAYRGVMVDIARHYQTPETVEEIIDQASSYKLNTLHLHLSDDQGFRVVINGFPRLTEIGGRGSVGTQGRTMDPGGFWTQQQYRDVVAYAKAHAMDVVPEVDSPSHNNAIEMSEYGDTTNPLLDGHPQDIACGYKNPPVWNYTIDVGYSGMCPNSANTWAIYTAITNQLAAMSSSPYYHLGGDEAHPFTAAQFADFMKRQTQIVQATGKTPMGWADGYATVAGTTPPPGSIAESWARGAKDGAAAVQKGMKVVMAPADHAYLDQAYPNDTSGLGLNWACKGCDLDVNYNWDPGSFTGVPDSSVLGVEGALWSETTRTLKDWQYLLFPRLLAISELGWSPKASRTGVTSPAFQDFSGRVAAQGARFQAAGVNFYPTSQVPWPITGVGVGATADSDGQVSGTIARVSAPGIALGNLSATIDWGDHSEPTNATISGISPKPGRVNGLYDLAGDHAYHSNGSHTVTVTVTASNGASGTFTVRLAPGGEPPNGHVRVLTLNIHHGADAAGDFDITRAAEVIKASGADVVNLQEVDRNYSSRSNNIDEPAYLAKALNMRVAYGAWLHSPGEYGDAILTKGDITESRTQLLPTNAGSEQRGILEATMTVKGRTFHDYVTHLAYPSVPEAEQQAQAVQEYVAGTPGPSILAGDLNLHPDDPAVRALSGEYTDVWAVAGDGPGLTEPAPSPTERIDYIFASPGVRVRSAAVMTSSTVSDHYPVVADLSLPSDR from the coding sequence GTGTCCGCGTCGATCGGCGGCACCACGAGTTCGGCGGCTCCCGCAACGACCGCGGCCTCTCCGCCGGAGACCGCCGTCCAGATCGTGCCGAAGCCGGTGTCGATGACGGCCGGTCAGGGTGCGTTCACTTTGACTGCCGGGACCCGCATCCGTGCCACCTCACCCGAAGAGAGGGCCGTGGCCTCGAGCCTCGCCGCGGATCTCGCACCGGCGACCGGTTTCCAATTTGAGATCAGTTCGGGCAGCGCCCAGCCGGGGGACATCCAGCTGGTGCTGGCCGACCCGGGGACGCTCGGCGCCGACACGACCCACGAGGGTTACCAGCTCGATGTCACCGAGGGCCGGATAACGTTGGTCGCGCCAACCCAGCAGGGCCTGTTCCACGGCGTTCAGTCGATTCGCCAGCTGCTCCCGGCGTGGATCGACAGCTCGGTCGTACGCCCCGGTCCATGGCGGATCCCCGCCGTGTCGATCACCGACTATCCCCGGTACGCCTACCGCGGCGTCATGGTCGACATCGCCCGCCACTACCAGACACCGGAGACGGTCGAGGAGATCATCGACCAGGCCTCTTCGTACAAGCTGAACACCCTGCATCTGCATCTGTCCGACGATCAGGGTTTCCGTGTGGTCATCAACGGATTCCCGCGGCTCACCGAGATCGGCGGCCGCGGATCAGTCGGCACGCAGGGACGGACGATGGATCCAGGGGGCTTCTGGACTCAACAGCAGTACCGCGACGTCGTGGCGTACGCGAAGGCCCATGCCATGGACGTCGTACCCGAGGTCGACTCGCCCAGCCACAACAATGCGATCGAGATGTCGGAGTACGGCGACACCACGAACCCGCTGCTGGACGGTCACCCACAAGACATCGCCTGCGGATACAAGAACCCGCCTGTGTGGAACTACACCATTGACGTCGGCTACAGCGGGATGTGCCCGAACAGTGCCAATACCTGGGCGATCTACACGGCGATCACCAATCAGCTCGCCGCGATGTCGAGCAGCCCGTATTACCACCTCGGCGGCGACGAAGCGCATCCGTTCACCGCGGCCCAGTTCGCCGACTTCATGAAGCGCCAGACGCAGATCGTGCAGGCCACAGGGAAGACCCCGATGGGCTGGGCAGACGGCTACGCGACCGTCGCCGGGACTACACCACCGCCGGGTTCGATCGCCGAGTCCTGGGCACGCGGCGCCAAGGACGGTGCGGCCGCGGTGCAGAAGGGCATGAAGGTCGTCATGGCTCCCGCCGACCACGCATACCTCGACCAGGCGTATCCGAATGACACGAGCGGCCTCGGTCTCAACTGGGCATGCAAGGGGTGCGACCTGGACGTGAACTACAACTGGGATCCGGGCTCGTTCACAGGCGTGCCGGACAGCAGCGTTCTCGGTGTCGAAGGAGCGTTGTGGAGTGAGACGACCCGCACGCTCAAGGACTGGCAGTACCTGCTGTTCCCGCGGCTGCTGGCGATCTCCGAGCTCGGCTGGTCGCCGAAGGCGTCCCGTACGGGGGTGACCAGTCCGGCGTTCCAGGACTTCTCGGGTCGTGTCGCGGCACAAGGTGCACGTTTCCAGGCTGCCGGCGTGAATTTCTACCCGACCTCTCAGGTGCCTTGGCCCATCACCGGTGTCGGTGTCGGCGCCACCGCGGACTCCGACGGCCAGGTCAGCGGGACGATCGCTCGGGTCTCCGCGCCCGGTATCGCCCTCGGTAACCTCAGTGCGACGATCGACTGGGGCGACCACTCCGAGCCGACCAATGCGACCATCTCCGGCATCTCGCCGAAGCCCGGCCGGGTGAACGGGCTCTACGACCTCGCGGGCGACCACGCGTACCACTCGAACGGCAGCCACACCGTCACCGTGACCGTGACCGCGTCGAACGGTGCGAGCGGCACCTTCACTGTCAGGCTTGCGCCGGGCGGCGAGCCCCCCAACGGCCACGTTCGCGTGCTGACGCTGAACATCCATCACGGCGCTGACGCTGCCGGCGACTTCGACATCACGCGTGCCGCCGAGGTCATCAAAGCGTCCGGTGCGGATGTGGTGAACCTGCAGGAGGTCGACAGAAACTACTCGTCGCGCAGCAACAACATCGACGAACCTGCCTATCTGGCCAAGGCGCTGAACATGCGGGTCGCCTACGGGGCCTGGCTGCACTCCCCGGGTGAGTACGGCGATGCCATCCTCACCAAGGGCGACATCACGGAGTCGCGCACACAGTTGCTACCGACAAATGCCGGCAGCGAGCAACGCGGCATCCTTGAAGCCACCATGACCGTCAAGGGGCGCACCTTCCACGACTACGTGACCCATCTGGCCTACCCGTCCGTTCCCGAGGCAGAGCAGCAGGCACAGGCTGTTCAGGAGTACGTCGCAGGGACGCCAGGGCCCTCGATTCTCGCTGGTGACCTCAATCTGCATCCGGACGACCCTGCCGTCCGTGCACTGAGCGGTGAATACACGGACGTCTGGGCTGTGGCGGGCGATGGCCCGGGCCTTACGGAGCCGGCACCGAGCCCGACCGAGCGCATCGACTACATCTTCGCGTCGCCCGGCGTCAGGGTCCGCTCGGCGGCCGTCATGACCTCCAGCACGGTGTCCGACCACTACCCGGTCGTCGCCGACCTGTCCTTGCCCTCCGACCGATGA